GCTAAAAGCGTAGGATATAAGGTAACTTTAATAACTAAAAATAAAAATTTAAATCAATATGATTTTTTAAAAGATATTTCAATTATTGATTGCAATACAAATGATCATCATGAATTGATTAAAACTTTAACTTGTCTTAATCAAATAAATCCAATTGATGGAATAACAACTACAAATGACTTTTATGTTCCAGAGGCAGCTCTTGCAGCTTCTGAATTTAATTGTATAAGCATGGGATATAAATCTGCGTTATCTGCAAGAAATAAATATTTAACAAGAGTTATATTAAACGAAAAATGTCCTGAGTTAAATCCTGCATTCACCCTTGCAGTAGATATAAATGACGCAATTCCATTTGTAGACAAAGTTGGTTTCCCAATTATAACAAAACCTCAAAATGCAAATGATAGTATTTTTGTAGTAAAAATTTCTGACCATAAAGATTTGCAAAAATATTTTGAGGAATTTAAAAAGTTTGAATATTTGTCATCGGGGCAAAAAATATCCAAAGAAATCCTCTTAGAAAAATATATTGATGGACAAGAATTTAGCTGCGAAACTTTTCAGGAATATGGAGGCAAAAGACACCTTTTAGGAATTATGCGTAAAGATGATTTTATAGGTATTGAAAATAAAGGTGAATTCGTTGAGCAATCAGCTTCTTTCCCATATATAAGCGAATGTAACAATTT
The sequence above is drawn from the Fluviispira vulneris genome and encodes:
- a CDS encoding ATP-grasp domain-containing protein; the protein is MNHNKSKNFHIVFIELSLTGAGEKTIEYAKSVGYKVTLITKNKNLNQYDFLKDISIIDCNTNDHHELIKTLTCLNQINPIDGITTTNDFYVPEAALAASEFNCISMGYKSALSARNKYLTRVILNEKCPELNPAFTLAVDINDAIPFVDKVGFPIITKPQNANDSIFVVKISDHKDLQKYFEEFKKFEYLSSGQKISKEILLEKYIDGQEFSCETFQEYGGKRHLLGIMRKDDFIGIENKGEFVEQSASFPYISECNNFYFSQIEKALDALSICCGVIHTEFRVDNNGFVKIVEVNPRIIGDMMGSHGIPLATGINTAQAIVDIALGIPLKLEKNNKNIGVAVIGLHAFQSGKLKNINLDTLKEMPGVEYINIWKPFNSEVCYPSSNADLIGRVLVSGENAEQAIGRARKVYEKSIVEVEQ